Proteins from a single region of Xyrauchen texanus isolate HMW12.3.18 chromosome 7, RBS_HiC_50CHRs, whole genome shotgun sequence:
- the LOC127646496 gene encoding uracil nucleotide/cysteinyl leukotriene receptor-like translates to MKMESPLTELPTVLSNHSMESCPPVDNTVENMVFGFYYIIIFLMALNGNSLALWIFTRQRGPSSPANVFLLHLAVADLSYVFILPLRATYHLTGGHWPFGEIPCRLAGFLFYVNMYASLYFLACVAGDRYLAVVHAVCSLKVRHPRYAHIVSIAIWALVTVSMAPLLVTHQTAEVNGSTICLQLYREKASSRALVSLIVAFTPPFLATLSCYLLIVHSLRKGSRLEPALKLRALRTIGLVMLIYIVCFLPYHLSRAIFILGYGHPDLSCQIKRGLALANRLTSSLTCLNGALDPLVYLFAAEKFRGSVRRLLCREKSGGSSANSGDLKGTHESSLSAKSEV, encoded by the coding sequence ATGAAGATGGAGTCCCCCCTGACAGAGCTTCCCACCGTGCTGTCCAATCATTCCATGGAGAGCTGTCCACCTGTGGATAATACAGTGGAGAATATGGTGTTTGGATTCTACTACATCATCATTTTCCTCATGGCACTGAATGGCAATAGTCTCGCTCTGTGGATCTTCACTCGCCAGAGAGGCCCCTCTTCTCCAGCCAATGTCTTCCTGCTCCATCTTGCTGTAGCTGACCTGTCTTATGTCTTCATCTTACCCCTCAGGGCCACTTATCATTTAACTGGTGGACACTGGCCATTTGGTGAAATCCCCTGCCGTCTCGCGGGCTTCCTCTTCTATGTCAACATGTATGCTAGTTTGTACTTTCTGGCCTGTGTTGCAGGTGATAGATATCTTGCTGTAGTACATGCTGTGTGTTCCCTCAAGGTTAGACACCCTCGCTATGCTCACATAGTCAGCATTGCAATTTGGGCTTTGGTGACGGTGTCTATGGCGCCCCTACTGGTCACCCATCAGACTGCAGAAGTGAATGGCTCTACTATATGTTTGCAGTTGTACAGAGAAAAGGCCTCAAGCCGTGCTCTTGTCTCCCTCATTGTGGCGTTTACACCCCCTTTCCTTGCCACCCTCTCTTGCTATCTGCTAATAGTGCACAGTCTGCGGAAGGGCTCAAGGTTGGAACCTGCTCTGAAACTCCGAGCTCTCCGCACGATCGGCTTGGTCATGCTAATCTACATAGTGTGCTTTTTGCCCTATCACTTAAGTCGTGCAATTTTTATTCTGGGTTATGGACACCCAGATCTGTCCTGCCAAATAAAAAGAGGGCTTGCTCTGGCCAACCGGCTTACTTCTTCTCTAACCTGCCTAAATGGTGCTCTGGATCCCCTGGTCTACTTGTTTGCTGCTGAGAAGTTCAGGGGGAGTGTTCGCAGGCTTCTCTGCAGAGAGAAGTCAGGGGGATCCAGTGCAAATAGCGGAGATCTGAAAGGAACTCATGAGAGCTCTCTGAGTGCAAAGTCTGAGGTCTGA